AAGGCATCCGTGCCATATCTGTCTATCATAATGAGCGGGTCCACAACATTGCCTTTTGACTTGGACATCTTCTGGCCTTTTATGTCCCTTACAAGTGCATGGATGTATACATCACGGAACGGTACATCTTCCATGAATTTCATTCCCATCATGATCATCCGTGCAACCCAGAAAAAGATTATGTCGAACCCGGTCACGAGGACGCTGGTGGGATAAAACGTTTTGAGATCATCGGTATTTTCGGGCCAGCCAAGTGTAGAGAATGGCCACAATGCCGACGAGAACCATGTATCAAGCACATCCTCGTCCTGTGAAAGAGAGTCTGCACCGCAGTACGGACAAAGACCGGGAGTCTCCATGGACACAATCATTCCGTTTTTCTCCCTGCATGTCTCATTCTGCATTTTCCCGCAGTACCATACAGGTATCCTGTGTCCCCACCAGATCTGGCGGGAAATGCACCAGTCCTTTATGTCGCCCATCCAGGCAAAGTAGGTGTTTTCCCATGACCTGGGTACTATGTTTATTGAACGTTCCCTGACCACCCTCATGGCTTCCGACGCCATTGGCTGGACGTTTACATACCATTGGGGCGTAGACAACGGCTCCGTGATGGTCTTGCAGCGGTAACAATGGCCGATTGCATATGTATGCCGGACTTCCTTTCCGATCAAACCAAGTTTTTTCAGGTCTGCAAGGACATGCTTTCTGCATTCATATCTGTCGAGGCCTGCATACCTGTCTCCTGCAGCGGGAGTCATTCTGCCGTCGTCCCCGATGACTTTGATGAATTCAAGTTGAGGGGTCTGTCTCCTTGCAATCGCTTCATCGCTGAAGTCGTGCGCAGGTGTCACTTTCACGGCGCCGGTTCCGAATGAAGGATCGACCGCATTATCGGAAATAATCGGAATTGTTCTGTCCGTCAGAGGCAGCCTGAGTTCCTTTCCAATAAGTTTCTTGTATCGGGTGTCTTTGGGATTGACCGCAACAGCCGTGTCGCCGAGCATCGTTTCAGGCCGTGTTGTCGCGACGATGACATATTTTCCTTCCTTGCCTGAAACGGGATATTTAATATGCGTCAGTTTTCCCTCGAACTCCTCATGTTCGACCTCGAGGTCTGAAAGCGCAGTATGGCAGCGCGGACACCAGTTAATGAGCCTGTTGTCTCTGTATATGAGGCCTTCCTCATAGAGTCTGACGAAAACCTGTCTGACAGCGTTTGAAAGGCCGTCATCGAGCGTAAAACGTTCCCGTGACCAGTCGCACGAGGCACCGAGTCTCTTGAGCTGATGGATGATCTTCCCCCCGTATTCGGCCTTCCATGTCCAAACCCGTTTGATAAAGGCTTCGCGCCCGAGTGTATGCCTGTCGAGCCCTTCAGATGTGAGTTGCTTTTCCACAACATTTTGCGTGGCGATTCCCGCATGGTCTGTGCCGGGCAACCAGAGAACCTTGTGCCCCAACATGCGTTTCCACCGGACAAGAATATCCTGGATAACGGTATTCAGCGCATGCCCCATATGCAGGGAGCCTGTAACATTTGGCGGGGGAATGACCAGAGAAAAAGCAGCACCGCGAGAGTCCGAATCGGGTGAAAAATACCCATGGGAAACCCAGTACTGGTACCACTTTTCCTCGATGCCCTGTGGATTGAAACCCTTGTCTAAAATTCTGACCTTATCCTCTCTATTTCCTTCGAAATCAACGTCTCTGCGAGGTCAGGTACGGTTTCCCATATGACTTTTTCAACTTCTTTTGTCAGGGATTCGAGTGAACCTTTCAGCATCTCTTTCAACATACGTTCTGCAAGGTCAGGTGCAACTTCCCAGAGTATCTTTTCGACAGAATCTTTCACTATGGGCATCATTGAGGAAAGAAGAACTTCTTTTATATCAATCGAGGATAAAGATGAAGATATCTTTGCATGAACAGCTTTTTCGAATACTGCCTTCAGCTCGTCGCCTGATGGAACGGAAACGTCTGCAACCGGAACCGCAAATTCTGCGGCTGCCGGTTTTTTGGTAAATGCCGGCTCTTCCGCAATATCTGCTTCAGAGATCGTTTCAGCCTCTTCTGCCAACTCGACAAATTCTTCGGTGCCTGCTTCCGTACCTTCTTCCGAAGGCCAGCCCTTGAATTCGTCGGCAGTTTCCGGTAGTTCTTCCATCGCCCAGAGGTCTTCCTCGAGAGTGGCTTCCTCAAAACCGACTGCCTCGGCCTCAACGATTCCTTCCATCTCATCCGGAGCACTGACTATTTCTACCCCGACCCCTTCAGATGCGGACAGAGCTGCGTGTATCTTGTTTACCAGTTCCTGAGATTCGAACGGTTTTACGATAAAATCGTCTGCATGAACCTGTTTTCCGAGCTCTTCGTCAATCGGCTCAAATGCTCCGGTGAGAAGTATCACAGGGATTCCTGACGTAGCAGGATTTTCCTTGATCTTTTCACAGAGCTGGTAACCGTTCATTTTCGGCATTTCTATGTCGGCAAGCACCACGTCAGGTTTGAATGAGCGAATAATAGCCAGCGCTTCTTCTCCGTTATTCACTGATCTTATCTCGAAATTCTCTTCAGCGAGAATGAGTTCAACAACCTTCTGGATGGTAATGCTGTCGTCTGCAAGCAATAGCTTATGTCCCAACTTACACCTCTCAGATATTATTGAAAAATTTTATTGCTAAGTGCCGAAAAAGTCAAGCGAATTCATAGCAGGCTCCTGTCATAAAGCTCCTTCCTGCGCATTCCGTAAGCCTCCGCGACCTTTTTGACGGCTTCCTTTCTCCCCATACCTTTCTTCATAAGTGCGCGGATTTCAGCGAGCGCATCGTCTGAAGACAAGGGATATTTTTCTGTGTTTCCTTCAAGAATGATCACAAATTCCCCCGCTATTGTGGCTTCGTGCAGTTCTGCGCTTATGTCAGTCAGCAAACCCCTGAACACGTGTTCGTGGAATTTGGTGATTTCTTTCACCAGCACCGCTTTTCTTCCGGCAAAAAACCCGGTCATGTCCGCAAGAGTATCAGTTATCCTGTGCGGCGCCTCATAGAAAATAAGTGTTCTTTTCTCAAGTTTCAGATCTTCCAGAGCCTTAAGGCGTTCCGTCTTTTTTGACGGAAGGAACCCGACGAATGTGAACTCGTCAGCAGGCAGACCGGATAATGATAATGCTGCAAGGAACGCTGAGGGACCGGGTATTGCGACAACGGGTATGCCTTCGCCAATAGCTTTCGCGATCAGGACAGTCCCGGGGTCTGATATTCCCGGTGTTCCGGAATCTGAGATGAGGGCAACAGATTTTCCGGCGAGAAGAATCCTTATGATCTCTTCTGATTTTGTCTTTTCCCTTTCGCCCCAGTAACTTGTCAACTGCTTTGCTATGCCATAATGCCTGAGGAGTTTGAGGGAATGCCGTGTGTCTTCAGCAGCTATCAGATCAGCTTCCTTCAGAATCCGCAGCGCCCTCAGGGTAATGTCTTCAAGATTCCCTATCGGCGTAGAGACGATGTAGAGGGTGCCTTTCACTCGATATTCAGCTGTTTCTTCAGGCGCCTGTCAGCCCTGACAATTTCATCCACATCGTCGCCGGTGAGGTCCCAGGTATATTTCCCGTCTGAAGTCCTTTTCAGTTTGATCTTTACCGGCTTTTTCGGCTTGATCTGCTGTATCTCGGGCTGTTTCCTGACCGTGGTAACTCTGGTATCGGCAGAAAGAGCGGGAATGGACAGACAGAGCAGCGCAAGCAACAGTATCGTACAGCTCAATATGCGGTTTCTCATCAGTATTTCAGTCCTTTCTCGGGTTTAAATCTTTTAATCGTTGCGGTTGCCCATCCTATTGCATAGGATTGCCCGCACTGGGGGCATATAAGGCAAATCCTTATCTTTGCCCGGAGTTTTTTGAAAAAGACGTGAAACCCTCTCTGGTAATCACATTCAGGACATACTCTGAACTCTTCCATTAATACCCCCTGTATTTGTTTGTTATCGGGAATCTTCTGTCCCTTCCGAATGCCCGCTGGGTTATTTTTATGCCCGGCGGGGACTGTCTTCTCTTGTACTCACTCCGGTCGATCATCCTGATAATGGTTTTTGCGCATTCGGGGTCGCAGCCGAGTGAAGATATCTCCGTAAAGTTTTTGTCATCTTCAATATATGCCTTCAGAACAGGATCGAGCACAGCATAGGGCGGAAGGGTATCAGTATCTTTCTGTCCGGGCCTGAGCTCGGCAGACGGTTCCTTCGAAAAAATCCTTTCGGGAATCACCGTTTCGCCTGCATGGGAATTTTTCCATCTGCACAGTTCGTAGACCATGGTTTTCGGTACGTCTTTTATAACTGCGAAACCGCCCGCCATATCACCATAAAGGGTTGCATACCCGACGCTCATCTCTGACTTATTGCCGGTTGTCAGGACAAGCCATCCGAATCTGTTTGAAAAGGCCATAAGGATGTTCCCCCGTATCCTTGCCTGGAGGTTTTCCTCTGTCACATCTCCCGGATTTTCGCTGAAATGCGTGTGGAGGGAGGTGAGGTAGTCCTGCAATATCGTATCTATCGGCATTTCCATGACCTTTATGCCCAGATTTGAGCAGAGCGCATAGACATCTTCCCTGCTCTCCTGCGAAGTATACGGAGAGGGCATGAAAAGACCCATCACGTTTTCCCTGCCGAGAGCATCTGTTGCAACAGAGGCAACAAGCGCGGAATCGATCCCGCCGCTCAGGCCGATGACGACTCCTGTAAAACCGTTTTTATTGACATAATCAGATGTGCCGAGGATAAGGGCCCGGTAGATTTCTTCGGATGGTTCCATGGCAGGGCGGTAAGGGGCGGGCAGACGGGGACGAATCTTTGCCCTTCTGCCGCCCGGTCGCTTTTTTGGCAAGAGGGCAATTTTTTCGTATGCGTGCGTATCCAGTTTGATGACTTCCTGCCTTCTCCGGGGATTATGAAGCCTGCTCATCATGATCCCCTCGAGGTCAAGGTCCATAATGATAAGGTCTTCTTCATATTGCTTTCCTCTCGCGATTACTGCACCGCTCTGGTCCAGGATCATGCTCTGTCCGTCAAAGACAAGCTCATCCTGACCTCCCACGGTATTCAGATAGGCAAGTATGACGATATTGTCGGAAGCCCTGGTAGACAGCATATCTTCCCTGAATTTCCCCTTGCCGATATGGTACGGTGATGCATTGATGTTGATGATTACTTCGGCACCGGCAAGTGCCTGAACCCGGGCAGGACCTTCAGGGTACCAGATATCCTCGCAGATATTGATACCAATACATGTATCCCCGATCTGGTAGACAGGAATTCTTGTGCCGGCCTGAAAATAGCGGTATTCATCAAAAACCCCGTAATTCGGCAGGTACATCTTGTGGTACACGTCGATGAGTTTTTTATTGCTGATGACGGCTGCAGCGTTATAGATGTCGTCTTTCCTGTCGACAAACCCAACAATCGCGGTTATTTCGCCGACATTTTTCTGTATCAGTTTCAGAGCATCAAGATTGTCATCAATAAACTGTGTTTTCAAAAGGAGGTCTTCAGGAGGGTAGCCTGTTACCGCCAGTTCGGGGAATGCGACTATTTCAGCGCCGGATTTCTGTGCGAGTTTTATATATGCAAGAATCTTCGCAACATTCCCTCCAAGATCTCCGACAGTAGGGTTAATCTGTGCAAGCGCGATCCTGAGTGATTTCATGTGCGTTTTACCATCCAGTCTTGTAGAATGACACGGGAAATTTCCGGAAAACTTGTGCATATTATAGCACTAGATAAAAAAATCAACAAAAAGGATTGTTGCCATATTGCGGTGAAAAAAGCAACAATAGGGAACTATGTTTTTCCTGCGACACTGCGTTTTCTCTCTGCTGTTTGTCTGCGGAATTTTCCTGCAGATTCTACATGCTGCAGACAGTGCAGTGCGGTCGGACGAAGCAGAGGTCTTTGCCGAAGAGTCATTAGCAAACCTTGCCCGGGAGGTTCTCAGGGTTTACCCTTCTGTCAGAAAAGATCTTGAAGAGACCTTTCACTGGAAAGTGGATTTCCGGCCGAAGATATTTCTGGTGAAGGACAGGGAGACCTTCAGGAAAATAACCGGCAGCGATCTTATTCTTGCCTTTGCGGTAGCTGACAGGAACCTTATCGCGTTTGACACCTCACGAATTCTTACCAGGCCGTTTACTCTGGAAACGACCCTCAAACACGAACTCTGCCACCTGATTTTGCACCGCCATATCGAAAAAGTGCGGTTGCCGCGGTGGCTGGATGAAGGAGTCTGCCAGTGGTCGACCGGCGGGATTGCAGAGATTATGATGGAAGACGGAGACAGATATCTCACTAAGGCAACGATATCTGACAGGCTGATAGAGATGAGGGCACTGGAGAGGTTTCCCATGGATGAACATTCGCTCATCCTTGCATATGAGGAAAGCAGGAGTTTTATGGAATATATCGTCGGTGAATACGGATCATCACGGTTATTAATGGTTCTCGCAGATATGAAAGAAGGACATCCGGTGGATGAGGCAGTGCAGAAAAACCTTTCACACAGTCTGTTCGAAGTCGAAAACCACTGGAAGGCACATCTGAAAAGAAAGCATACCTGGTTTTTGTATGTCAGCAACAACCTCTATGCGATACTATTCTTCCTTGCAGCTCTGGTGACTGTATACGGGTTTTTCCGGCTCATGAAAAAGAAAAGGGACTATAAGGACGAAGAAGAGGATGTACAGCCAACGACAAATGCCAAAAAGCACAGAGAAAAAACCGAAGCGCAATGAGTGTTCTGCGGTTTTCTTCCGCTGCATACTGCCCGGACGCTGACGATTACTGCCAAAAACCTTTGCCCTGAAGTGCAGGACTGGACGACCCTGTGAGGTTTGCATTATACTCATGGTATGCAGCAGTGAATGTCCTGAGCAGGTTTTGGGTGAGCATTCAACAGAAGGAGAGGGTGTGCAATGCTCAGAATAGCTGTTTTTGCATTATTGATAGCGGTTTTCGCCGGGTGCTACCCGCCCGCATACTATGACACATGGAATGCCCGCTCTGTTGAGCGTTATCTTGACTGGCACGATTCCTACTATCCGGACACCTACTACTATAATCCCTATTATGATGGTTATCCGTATGCCTATATCCCGTTTTCACTCTCGCTCTACTATTCCTACCACAAATCCTACTATGATCGTCCCTTTCACGGTCGCTATCCCCGGTGGTCGCCATATGACAGACACCGGTACAGGGGATGGTGGCGCAGGTAACGGGAAAATACGCCTCCTCCATGACCACGGAAGGAGAAGCTGAGAGGACTTTAAACTTCGTGTTACCCACAATAAAGGAACTTAAAAAAGGGGAACAGGAGTATTTTCTATGATGTATCTGTTTCTGAGGATAATGATCAATGCCCTGTCGATAGCGGTTGCGGTGAAAGTTCTGGACGGCATTGCCTTTTCAGGAGAATGGTGGAAGATGATTGTCATCGGTGCAGTCTTCGGGATAGTAAATTCTTTTATAAAGCCGATTGTTACTATCTTTGCATTTCCCCTGATCATCCTGACGCTCGGGTTGTTTACGCTCGTTGTCAATACCCTCATGCTGATGATCACTGCAAAATTGTCCGGTCCCCTGAACCTCGGACTTCAGATATACGGATTCTGGCCTGCCTTCTGGGGAGCCCTGATTATCAGCATTGTCAGTATGCTGCTCTCCTGGGTAACAGGCATCAAGAAAGTAAGGTATTACCGGCAGTAGACCTGCGGTTCTCATGCAATGCAATGATATTTGATATGATGTGGTGACTGCCGGGTGTCCTGCGTGTCGGCGATGAACAACCCGAAGTCCTTCATGCAGCCCCTGTTTTTTCACTCTCCGGCAGGACGTACTTGACAAGTTTCATCAAAAAGGTATCATTATTACCAGCCTAATAGTATATTGAGTGACAAGGAGCTGTAAATGGCAAACAGTCATCTGTTTGACTTTTTTGTCCAGCTGCATCTGACCGAGAGGTGTAATCTTCACTGCAGTCACTGCTATCAGACCGGCATGCACGTGGATGAAATGTCCGTTGAAGAGATCCGGGGGCTGATCCGTGAAGTTTCAGCTACGCTTCATACCTGGAAGGAACTGTATGGCGTAGAGTTTACCCCGAGCTTCAATGTGACAGGGGGCGAACCCTTTCTCAGGAATGATCTCCTCGATATCCTGTCCGAAATAGATTTCAGCGGGTTCGACATGTACCTGCTGACAAATGGAATACTTGTCAACAGAAAAAAGGCCGGAGCCCTGTTTTATCTGGGTGTGAAGGGGGTACAGGTAAGCATTGAAGGTCCTGAAAAAATACATGACACAATACGGGGCAAGCGGGCGTTTTCGCGTTCTCTCAATGGGGTGAGATGTCTTCTTGATGCAGGGCTGAATGTTACACTGAATGTTACACTTTCATCCCTGAATGCGGAGTATTTCGTGGATATGATCGAGCTTGCGACAGGAATCGGTGTACACAGAATCGGTTTTTCAAGGCTCGTTCCGTATGGCAGGGGAGCCGCGATGGTGCACAATACCCTGGAACGTGAGAGGGTGAAGGAACTTTATGGAGAGATCTTCACTCGTGATACCGGTTCACTTGAGATTGTGACAGGAGACCCTCTCGCTGCGCAGGTATTTCCGGCACACAGCAATAAAGACAGAGGGGACCTTCCTCTCGGGGGATGTGCCGCCGGGGTATCAGGGATAACTATTCTGCCTGACGGTACACTTGTGCCCTGCAGACGAATGTATATCCCGGTCGGAAACATACGCACGGATTCCTTCAGAACGGTATGGGCGGAATCAGGTGTTCTGGAAGCTCTGCGGGACAGGAGCAGATATAAGGGGAAATGTGGCAACTGCAAGAACTGGGCACATTGCAGGGGATGCAGGGCAATTGCCTATGCCTTTTCAAGGGCACGGGATGAAAATGATTTCCTTGCCGATGATCCCCAGTGCTTTATCACACAGCATTGATTCAAATCCAGCGATACGTATCTCACACGGGTGATCACAAGGTCATCGCAGGCACCTGGAAGGCGCGTGACAATAGTGTTTTGTTGCCTTCATGAAGGGGAGTGCCTCGTCGCTTCGCTCCTCGAAATGACAATCGTTATCGCTGGAGGTAAGATTGCACTTTGTTTTTCTGAAAATGCACGCCAACTCTGTATGTCCTGCTGTCTTTTTTTTCCTGCCAGATGACCGTGCAGTCTTTGGGAGCAGCAAAGATATTCATAAGCGTTATTTGCAGTTTTGTTCCCTTTTTTTGGGGAGAACTCGAGTAAAACGAAAGCCCTGAGTCGCTGATGTCGCAGGTAAGAGCCTTTTTTACAGTTCCGTCATGACGGGAATTGCGGTATAAAAGCGGCAGCACTATCCGCAGTCTGTAGTGTGTTCTCTTTTCCCTGATCATCGTTCGTCAAATACCGGAAGACTCTTCGCTGGAAAAGGTGATGTCCATGAACAGGCCGAGCATGCGTTGCCAGACATAATGAAGTTTTTCAGGCCCCCTTCCATATATTTCAAGATGCTGGTATTCATTAATAATAGAAAACCCTCCTCCTGTCAATCACCTGTTGGTTTGAGAGAATCAGGAAAAAGGTTTCCCTGAAATTGCAACTTTAGTTGTAATTTCACTCGCCTGCATTTCTTCTCCCCTGACAGCCGGACAGGCAAAAAGATAGTTTGCATTCTGCATGATTGTTTATTGTATAGTAGTTATTCATGAAAAAAGACATCACAGGAATTGTTGAAAAAGCTCTTGAGGCACTTGGTGTAGGAATAATTCCGCCTGTGGAAGTAGAGGTTCCCCCGCAGGAAACGATGGGAGACCTTGCGACTCCGGTGGCAATGACTCTTTCAAAGGTACTGAAAAAGCCACCGAGAAAAATCGCGGAAGACATGGTCAACGCTATGGAAACCGGTGGAGTCTTCGAAAAGATCGATATTGCAGGGCCGGGATTTCTGAACTTCACGTTCTCGAAACAGTATCTCTCCGGTGAGGTGAAAAAGCTGCTCGAATTGCAGGGCAGGTTTCTCCGGAGTGACATCGGCAAAGGGAAGAAGGTCCAGATTGAATTTGTCAGTGCGAACCCGACAGGTCCCCTGCATCTCGGCCATGGAAGAGGCGGGGCAACAGGGGAGGCGCTTGCAAACCTTTTGGGCGCCGCAGGGTTCAGGGTTGAACGCGAATACTACGTCAATGATGCCGGCAAGCAGGTGAGACTGCTCGGACTTTCTGTCTTTGCCCGGTATCAGCAGGTTCTCGGCATCGAGTATGCCTTCCCGGAGGAAGGATATAAAGGCGAATATGTCGAAGATATTGCAAAAGAGCTTATCAATGATTACGGCAACAGGTTCCTTCAGGCCAGTTTTGAAGAGGCAGCGGAGATCTTCATAGATTTTTCGTACAAGAAAATACTTTCCTCGATAGAGAATGATCTTCGGTCGTTTGGCATCACCTTTGATGTCTGGCAAAGTGAGAGAGAGCTTTTTGCCAGCGGTGAAGTGGAAAAGTCGATTGAAGACCTGAGATTACGGGGGTTGGTCTATGAAAAGGATGGGGCGACCTGGTTCAGGGCAGCCGATTTCGGTGATGAAAAGGACAGGGTTATCATCAAACAGGACGGGGAATATACCTATTTTACGTCTGATATCGCATACCACAGAAAAAAGATAGAAAAGAGATTCGATGAATTGATCAATATTTGGGGTGCCGACCACCACGGATACATTCCCAGGGTACACGCGGTAATCGAAGCGCTGGGATATCCGAAGGAAAAACTGAGGGTTCTGTTCGTGCAGATGGTATCATTGCTGAGGGGGGGAAAGCCCGTGCAGATGTCAAAGCGGGCAGGAGAATTCGTGACGCTCAGTGAGGTTATTGAGGAGGTCGGCGCTGATACCACGAAATTCATCTTCCTTACCAGGAGACCCGACAGCCATCTGGACTTTGATCTGGAAGTCGCAAAGGTGCAGTCATCCGAGAATCCCGTATTTTATGTCCAGTATGCGAATGCCCGGATCAACAGCATATTTGCCCATGCCAATGAGACGGGAGCGGATACGGATTCCCTCCATAACGCTGATCTGTCCCTCCTGACCGCTCAGGAAGAGAGCAGGATTGTCAAGAAAATCCTGATGTATCCGATTGTCTTTGAGGGTGCTGTGCTCTCGCATGAACCGCACAGAATCACCTATTATCTCCAGGAACTGTCCGGCATGTTCCACCCCTTTTACAACAAATACAGGATCGTGGGTGACGAACCAGAACTGACCAGGGCACGGCTTGCCCTGTGCGAGGCTGTTCGGATCGTCCTCATGGAGGGCCTTGGCATACTCGGCATAAGCGCGCCCCACAAGATGTGATTGACTTTATAATATGGATACTGGTATAAATTAACACGTATGATTCCAAAGACTGATAAGATATGGATGGACGGGAAGTTTGTGGACTGGGATAAGGCCCACGTGCATGTCCTGACCCATACCCTGCATTACGGTCTCGGGGTATTTGAAGGGATACGGTGTTATGAGACGAAAAAAGGCCCTGCCGTTTTCAGGCTGAACGAGCATGTGGACCGGCTTTTCAGTTCCGCACATATCTTTCTCATGGAAATTCCGTATACGCCGAAACAGATACGGGATGCAGTTATCGAAACGATACAGGTCAATAAGATCAGGGAATGCTATATCAGGCCGCTCGCATACATCGGGTATGGCGCAATGGGGTTGTATCCCAGGGGGAACCCTGTCCACGTATCAATCGCGGTCTGGTCGTGGGGAGCGTATCTGGGAGACAAGGGGCTTAAAGAGGGAATAAGGATCAAGACATCGTCATTCATCAGGAATCATGTGAATGCGAACATGACGAGAGGCAAGGTATGCGGCTACTACGTAAATTCCCAGCTTGCCAAAAAGGAAGCGATATCTTGCGGATATGATGAAGCGCTGCTGCTTGACACCGAAGGGTATGTCTCCGAAGGCAGCGGCGAAAATATCTTTATCGTGAGGAATG
The Nitrospirota bacterium DNA segment above includes these coding regions:
- a CDS encoding valine--tRNA ligase; translation: MLDKGFNPQGIEEKWYQYWVSHGYFSPDSDSRGAAFSLVIPPPNVTGSLHMGHALNTVIQDILVRWKRMLGHKVLWLPGTDHAGIATQNVVEKQLTSEGLDRHTLGREAFIKRVWTWKAEYGGKIIHQLKRLGASCDWSRERFTLDDGLSNAVRQVFVRLYEEGLIYRDNRLINWCPRCHTALSDLEVEHEEFEGKLTHIKYPVSGKEGKYVIVATTRPETMLGDTAVAVNPKDTRYKKLIGKELRLPLTDRTIPIISDNAVDPSFGTGAVKVTPAHDFSDEAIARRQTPQLEFIKVIGDDGRMTPAAGDRYAGLDRYECRKHVLADLKKLGLIGKEVRHTYAIGHCYRCKTITEPLSTPQWYVNVQPMASEAMRVVRERSINIVPRSWENTYFAWMGDIKDWCISRQIWWGHRIPVWYCGKMQNETCREKNGMIVSMETPGLCPYCGADSLSQDEDVLDTWFSSALWPFSTLGWPENTDDLKTFYPTSVLVTGFDIIFFWVARMIMMGMKFMEDVPFRDVYIHALVRDIKGQKMSKSKGNVVDPLIMIDRYGTDAFRFTLAAFAAQGRDVKFSEERVEGYRHFVNKLWNASRFIMMNTEESSGANHMPESELNISLPSKWILSRLAVTADEVNTALEEYRFNDASSSIYQFIWHEFCDWYIEMAKTEFRDPQKERGVKWCLVHTLDTCLRLLHPFMPYITEEVWQKIKPRRAEKGDTGDRTAESIMRSSYPGALRSDHRSEADMSHIIEAITGIRTIRGELNITPSTKLNASIKPYSVSCERILKDNIGYIKSLARLDRIEISTTMQKPPGSATSVKSSMEIFVPLKGVLNIDAELDRLIKDSAKIESTIASLNKKLLNDDFLQKAPREIVDKEKAKYEEMIHMKDKITESIRILREAEVKDDK
- a CDS encoding response regulator, which produces MGHKLLLADDSITIQKVVELILAEENFEIRSVNNGEEALAIIRSFKPDVVLADIEMPKMNGYQLCEKIKENPATSGIPVILLTGAFEPIDEELGKQVHADDFIVKPFESQELVNKIHAALSASEGVGVEIVSAPDEMEGIVEAEAVGFEEATLEEDLWAMEELPETADEFKGWPSEEGTEAGTEEFVELAEEAETISEADIAEEPAFTKKPAAAEFAVPVADVSVPSGDELKAVFEKAVHAKISSSLSSIDIKEVLLSSMMPIVKDSVEKILWEVAPDLAERMLKEMLKGSLESLTKEVEKVIWETVPDLAETLISKEIERIRSEF
- the rsmI gene encoding 16S rRNA (cytidine(1402)-2'-O)-methyltransferase; amino-acid sequence: MKGTLYIVSTPIGNLEDITLRALRILKEADLIAAEDTRHSLKLLRHYGIAKQLTSYWGEREKTKSEEIIRILLAGKSVALISDSGTPGISDPGTVLIAKAIGEGIPVVAIPGPSAFLAALSLSGLPADEFTFVGFLPSKKTERLKALEDLKLEKRTLIFYEAPHRITDTLADMTGFFAGRKAVLVKEITKFHEHVFRGLLTDISAELHEATIAGEFVIILEGNTEKYPLSSDDALAEIRALMKKGMGRKEAVKKVAEAYGMRRKELYDRSLL
- a CDS encoding NAD+ synthase, yielding MKSLRIALAQINPTVGDLGGNVAKILAYIKLAQKSGAEIVAFPELAVTGYPPEDLLLKTQFIDDNLDALKLIQKNVGEITAIVGFVDRKDDIYNAAAVISNKKLIDVYHKMYLPNYGVFDEYRYFQAGTRIPVYQIGDTCIGINICEDIWYPEGPARVQALAGAEVIININASPYHIGKGKFREDMLSTRASDNIVILAYLNTVGGQDELVFDGQSMILDQSGAVIARGKQYEEDLIIMDLDLEGIMMSRLHNPRRRQEVIKLDTHAYEKIALLPKKRPGGRRAKIRPRLPAPYRPAMEPSEEIYRALILGTSDYVNKNGFTGVVIGLSGGIDSALVASVATDALGRENVMGLFMPSPYTSQESREDVYALCSNLGIKVMEMPIDTILQDYLTSLHTHFSENPGDVTEENLQARIRGNILMAFSNRFGWLVLTTGNKSEMSVGYATLYGDMAGGFAVIKDVPKTMVYELCRWKNSHAGETVIPERIFSKEPSAELRPGQKDTDTLPPYAVLDPVLKAYIEDDKNFTEISSLGCDPECAKTIIRMIDRSEYKRRQSPPGIKITQRAFGRDRRFPITNKYRGY
- a CDS encoding peptidase MA family metallohydrolase, giving the protein MRSDEAEVFAEESLANLAREVLRVYPSVRKDLEETFHWKVDFRPKIFLVKDRETFRKITGSDLILAFAVADRNLIAFDTSRILTRPFTLETTLKHELCHLILHRHIEKVRLPRWLDEGVCQWSTGGIAEIMMEDGDRYLTKATISDRLIEMRALERFPMDEHSLILAYEESRSFMEYIVGEYGSSRLLMVLADMKEGHPVDEAVQKNLSHSLFEVENHWKAHLKRKHTWFLYVSNNLYAILFFLAALVTVYGFFRLMKKKRDYKDEEEDVQPTTNAKKHREKTEAQ
- a CDS encoding phage holin family protein, with amino-acid sequence MMYLFLRIMINALSIAVAVKVLDGIAFSGEWWKMIVIGAVFGIVNSFIKPIVTIFAFPLIILTLGLFTLVVNTLMLMITAKLSGPLNLGLQIYGFWPAFWGALIISIVSMLLSWVTGIKKVRYYRQ
- a CDS encoding radical SAM protein; this encodes MANSHLFDFFVQLHLTERCNLHCSHCYQTGMHVDEMSVEEIRGLIREVSATLHTWKELYGVEFTPSFNVTGGEPFLRNDLLDILSEIDFSGFDMYLLTNGILVNRKKAGALFYLGVKGVQVSIEGPEKIHDTIRGKRAFSRSLNGVRCLLDAGLNVTLNVTLSSLNAEYFVDMIELATGIGVHRIGFSRLVPYGRGAAMVHNTLERERVKELYGEIFTRDTGSLEIVTGDPLAAQVFPAHSNKDRGDLPLGGCAAGVSGITILPDGTLVPCRRMYIPVGNIRTDSFRTVWAESGVLEALRDRSRYKGKCGNCKNWAHCRGCRAIAYAFSRARDENDFLADDPQCFITQH
- a CDS encoding PilZ domain-containing protein, whose amino-acid sequence is MIREKRTHYRLRIVLPLLYRNSRHDGTVKKALTCDISDSGLSFYSSSPQKKGTKLQITLMNIFAAPKDCTVIWQEKKDSRTYRVGVHFQKNKVQSYLQR
- the argS gene encoding arginine--tRNA ligase codes for the protein MKKDITGIVEKALEALGVGIIPPVEVEVPPQETMGDLATPVAMTLSKVLKKPPRKIAEDMVNAMETGGVFEKIDIAGPGFLNFTFSKQYLSGEVKKLLELQGRFLRSDIGKGKKVQIEFVSANPTGPLHLGHGRGGATGEALANLLGAAGFRVEREYYVNDAGKQVRLLGLSVFARYQQVLGIEYAFPEEGYKGEYVEDIAKELINDYGNRFLQASFEEAAEIFIDFSYKKILSSIENDLRSFGITFDVWQSERELFASGEVEKSIEDLRLRGLVYEKDGATWFRAADFGDEKDRVIIKQDGEYTYFTSDIAYHRKKIEKRFDELINIWGADHHGYIPRVHAVIEALGYPKEKLRVLFVQMVSLLRGGKPVQMSKRAGEFVTLSEVIEEVGADTTKFIFLTRRPDSHLDFDLEVAKVQSSENPVFYVQYANARINSIFAHANETGADTDSLHNADLSLLTAQEESRIVKKILMYPIVFEGAVLSHEPHRITYYLQELSGMFHPFYNKYRIVGDEPELTRARLALCEAVRIVLMEGLGILGISAPHKM